A genomic segment from Glycine soja cultivar W05 chromosome 18, ASM419377v2, whole genome shotgun sequence encodes:
- the LOC114396395 gene encoding F-box only protein 6-like isoform X1 has product MEGLGMLKQLIGQLQQLLDTYQSQSHSSSTLILQPPHTLLFQQQHPRWTTSLDIEDSSVDDLCGLVMTARKSGSFRMSDPVKPPPSKKSRRDRSRGKSSGRSCTTEVMEQEIWKDFPEDLFEAVIARLPIATFFRFRSVCRQWNSMLTSQSFSLHCTQVTQESPWFYTITHENVNSGAMYDPSLKKWHHPTISTPPTKLIVLPVASAGGLVCFLDIGHRNFFVCNPLTQSFKELPVRSVKVWSRVAVGMTTNGNSVGSGYKILWVGCDGEYEVYDSVRNSWSRPGNMPAGMKLPLSINFRSQAVSIGSTLYFMRSDPEGIVSYDMATGVWKQYIIPAPLHLTDHTLAECDGQIMLVGLLTKNAATCVCIWELQKMTLLWKEVDRMPNIWCLDFYGKHVRMTCLGNKGLLMLSLRSKQMNRLVTYNIAKKEWLKVPGCVVPRGRKRQWIACGTAFHPCLTAVA; this is encoded by the exons ATGGAAGGGCTGGGCATGCTGAAGCAGCTCATTGGTCAGCTTCAGCAGCTCTTGGACACTTACCAGTCTCAATCTcattcttcttctactctcattctTCAACCTCCTCACACTCTCCTCTTTCAACAACAACACCCCAg ATGGACGACCTCCCTTGACATTGAGGATAGCTCTGTAGATGACTTATGTGGCCTTGTAATGACAGCTAGAAAGTCTGGCAGTTTCAGGATGTCAGATCCTGTAAAGCCTCCACCTTCTAAGAAGTCTCGAAGAGACAGAAGCAGGGGCAAATCATCTGGAAGATCTTGCACAACTGAAGTTATGGAACAAGAAATTTGGAAAGATTTTCCTGAAGATTTATTTGAGGCTGTGATTGCACGACTTCCCATTGCCACATTTTTCCGCTTCCGCTCTGTCTGCCGGCAGTGGAATTCCATGCTGACTTCTCAAAGTTTTTCTCTGCATTGTACTCAAGTCACACAAGAAAGCCCATGGTTTTACACCATTACCCATGAAAATGTGAATTCGGGAGCCATGTATGACCCTTCATTGAAAAAATGGCATCACCCAACTATATCAACACCGCCCACAAAATTGATTGTTTTACCCGTGGCTTCTGCTGGCGGTTTAGTTTGCTTCCTTGACATTGGTCATCGAAACTTCTTTGTTTGTAACCCACTGACTCAATCCTTCAAGGAGTTGCCAGTTCGATCAGTTAAGGTCTGGTCTCGTGTTGCTGTAGGGATGACTACAAATGGAAACTCTGTTGGTTCAGGCTACAAGATCTTATGGGTGGGTTGTGATGGAGAATATGAAGTATACGACTCAGTCAGAAATTCTTGGAGTCGTCCGGGAAACATGCCTGCGGGTATGAAGCTGCCATTGTCAATCAACTTTAGGTCTCAAGCTGTCTCTATTGGCAGCACACTTTACTTCATGCGTTCAGACCCAGAAGGGATTGTTTCCTATGATATGGCAACTGGGGTTTGGAAACAATATATAATCCCAGCGCCATTGCATCTGACTGATCACACTCTGGCTGAGTGTGATGGCCAGATCATGCTCGTGGGTTTGCTCACGAAGAATGCAGCCACTTGTGTATGCATATGGGAGTTGCAGAAAATGACTCTCTTGTGGAAGGAGGTTGACAGAATGCCAAACATATGGTGCTTGGACTTTTATGGGAAGCACGTTAGAATGACTTGCCTGGGGAACAAAGGCTTGCTCATGTTGTCCTTGAGATCAAAACAAATGAACCGATTGGTTACTTACAACATAGCAAAGAAAGAATGGCTGAAGGTTCCTGGGTGTGTGGTGCCACGTGGGAGAAAACGACAGTGGATAGCATGTGGTACTGCATTTCATCCATGCCTGACTGCGGTGGCATGA
- the LOC114396395 gene encoding F-box only protein 6-like isoform X2 produces the protein MKVRWTTSLDIEDSSVDDLCGLVMTARKSGSFRMSDPVKPPPSKKSRRDRSRGKSSGRSCTTEVMEQEIWKDFPEDLFEAVIARLPIATFFRFRSVCRQWNSMLTSQSFSLHCTQVTQESPWFYTITHENVNSGAMYDPSLKKWHHPTISTPPTKLIVLPVASAGGLVCFLDIGHRNFFVCNPLTQSFKELPVRSVKVWSRVAVGMTTNGNSVGSGYKILWVGCDGEYEVYDSVRNSWSRPGNMPAGMKLPLSINFRSQAVSIGSTLYFMRSDPEGIVSYDMATGVWKQYIIPAPLHLTDHTLAECDGQIMLVGLLTKNAATCVCIWELQKMTLLWKEVDRMPNIWCLDFYGKHVRMTCLGNKGLLMLSLRSKQMNRLVTYNIAKKEWLKVPGCVVPRGRKRQWIACGTAFHPCLTAVA, from the exons ATGAAGGTAAG ATGGACGACCTCCCTTGACATTGAGGATAGCTCTGTAGATGACTTATGTGGCCTTGTAATGACAGCTAGAAAGTCTGGCAGTTTCAGGATGTCAGATCCTGTAAAGCCTCCACCTTCTAAGAAGTCTCGAAGAGACAGAAGCAGGGGCAAATCATCTGGAAGATCTTGCACAACTGAAGTTATGGAACAAGAAATTTGGAAAGATTTTCCTGAAGATTTATTTGAGGCTGTGATTGCACGACTTCCCATTGCCACATTTTTCCGCTTCCGCTCTGTCTGCCGGCAGTGGAATTCCATGCTGACTTCTCAAAGTTTTTCTCTGCATTGTACTCAAGTCACACAAGAAAGCCCATGGTTTTACACCATTACCCATGAAAATGTGAATTCGGGAGCCATGTATGACCCTTCATTGAAAAAATGGCATCACCCAACTATATCAACACCGCCCACAAAATTGATTGTTTTACCCGTGGCTTCTGCTGGCGGTTTAGTTTGCTTCCTTGACATTGGTCATCGAAACTTCTTTGTTTGTAACCCACTGACTCAATCCTTCAAGGAGTTGCCAGTTCGATCAGTTAAGGTCTGGTCTCGTGTTGCTGTAGGGATGACTACAAATGGAAACTCTGTTGGTTCAGGCTACAAGATCTTATGGGTGGGTTGTGATGGAGAATATGAAGTATACGACTCAGTCAGAAATTCTTGGAGTCGTCCGGGAAACATGCCTGCGGGTATGAAGCTGCCATTGTCAATCAACTTTAGGTCTCAAGCTGTCTCTATTGGCAGCACACTTTACTTCATGCGTTCAGACCCAGAAGGGATTGTTTCCTATGATATGGCAACTGGGGTTTGGAAACAATATATAATCCCAGCGCCATTGCATCTGACTGATCACACTCTGGCTGAGTGTGATGGCCAGATCATGCTCGTGGGTTTGCTCACGAAGAATGCAGCCACTTGTGTATGCATATGGGAGTTGCAGAAAATGACTCTCTTGTGGAAGGAGGTTGACAGAATGCCAAACATATGGTGCTTGGACTTTTATGGGAAGCACGTTAGAATGACTTGCCTGGGGAACAAAGGCTTGCTCATGTTGTCCTTGAGATCAAAACAAATGAACCGATTGGTTACTTACAACATAGCAAAGAAAGAATGGCTGAAGGTTCCTGGGTGTGTGGTGCCACGTGGGAGAAAACGACAGTGGATAGCATGTGGTACTGCATTTCATCCATGCCTGACTGCGGTGGCATGA
- the LOC114396395 gene encoding F-box only protein 6-like isoform X3: MTARKSGSFRMSDPVKPPPSKKSRRDRSRGKSSGRSCTTEVMEQEIWKDFPEDLFEAVIARLPIATFFRFRSVCRQWNSMLTSQSFSLHCTQVTQESPWFYTITHENVNSGAMYDPSLKKWHHPTISTPPTKLIVLPVASAGGLVCFLDIGHRNFFVCNPLTQSFKELPVRSVKVWSRVAVGMTTNGNSVGSGYKILWVGCDGEYEVYDSVRNSWSRPGNMPAGMKLPLSINFRSQAVSIGSTLYFMRSDPEGIVSYDMATGVWKQYIIPAPLHLTDHTLAECDGQIMLVGLLTKNAATCVCIWELQKMTLLWKEVDRMPNIWCLDFYGKHVRMTCLGNKGLLMLSLRSKQMNRLVTYNIAKKEWLKVPGCVVPRGRKRQWIACGTAFHPCLTAVA; encoded by the coding sequence ATGACAGCTAGAAAGTCTGGCAGTTTCAGGATGTCAGATCCTGTAAAGCCTCCACCTTCTAAGAAGTCTCGAAGAGACAGAAGCAGGGGCAAATCATCTGGAAGATCTTGCACAACTGAAGTTATGGAACAAGAAATTTGGAAAGATTTTCCTGAAGATTTATTTGAGGCTGTGATTGCACGACTTCCCATTGCCACATTTTTCCGCTTCCGCTCTGTCTGCCGGCAGTGGAATTCCATGCTGACTTCTCAAAGTTTTTCTCTGCATTGTACTCAAGTCACACAAGAAAGCCCATGGTTTTACACCATTACCCATGAAAATGTGAATTCGGGAGCCATGTATGACCCTTCATTGAAAAAATGGCATCACCCAACTATATCAACACCGCCCACAAAATTGATTGTTTTACCCGTGGCTTCTGCTGGCGGTTTAGTTTGCTTCCTTGACATTGGTCATCGAAACTTCTTTGTTTGTAACCCACTGACTCAATCCTTCAAGGAGTTGCCAGTTCGATCAGTTAAGGTCTGGTCTCGTGTTGCTGTAGGGATGACTACAAATGGAAACTCTGTTGGTTCAGGCTACAAGATCTTATGGGTGGGTTGTGATGGAGAATATGAAGTATACGACTCAGTCAGAAATTCTTGGAGTCGTCCGGGAAACATGCCTGCGGGTATGAAGCTGCCATTGTCAATCAACTTTAGGTCTCAAGCTGTCTCTATTGGCAGCACACTTTACTTCATGCGTTCAGACCCAGAAGGGATTGTTTCCTATGATATGGCAACTGGGGTTTGGAAACAATATATAATCCCAGCGCCATTGCATCTGACTGATCACACTCTGGCTGAGTGTGATGGCCAGATCATGCTCGTGGGTTTGCTCACGAAGAATGCAGCCACTTGTGTATGCATATGGGAGTTGCAGAAAATGACTCTCTTGTGGAAGGAGGTTGACAGAATGCCAAACATATGGTGCTTGGACTTTTATGGGAAGCACGTTAGAATGACTTGCCTGGGGAACAAAGGCTTGCTCATGTTGTCCTTGAGATCAAAACAAATGAACCGATTGGTTACTTACAACATAGCAAAGAAAGAATGGCTGAAGGTTCCTGGGTGTGTGGTGCCACGTGGGAGAAAACGACAGTGGATAGCATGTGGTACTGCATTTCATCCATGCCTGACTGCGGTGGCATGA